A stretch of the Acyrthosiphon pisum isolate AL4f chromosome A2, pea_aphid_22Mar2018_4r6ur, whole genome shotgun sequence genome encodes the following:
- the LOC103310342 gene encoding glutathione S-transferase 1-1-like, with the protein MRCDGGKDDHSLYPDDPKIQAQVNQRLHFDNGTLYLAYKRQYIPWIYNRIAKTEDREKNIHEALEFLENVLKKSPWTAGDSMTVADFALVASISTFQVSGVDLNSYNNINKWLIKCANTMNGYKTANQMGVDLTISLLNNLEEFDDLNQTHSL; encoded by the exons ATGCGTTGCGACGGTGGAAAAGACGATCATTCTCTGTACCCCGATGACCCGAAAATTCAAGCACAGGTCAACCAAAGACTGCATTTCGACAACGGCACCCTGTATCTGGCTTATAAACGTCAATAC ATCCCGTGGATTTACAATAGAATAGCGAAAACCGAagatagagaaaaaaatatccACGAAGCGCTCgagtttttagaaaatgttctgAAAAAATCTCCTTGGACAGCCGGTGATTCAATGACTGTGGCCGATTTCGCTTTGGTCGCTTCCATTTCGACCTTTCAG GTTTCCGGTGTTGACTTGAATagttacaacaatataaataaatggctTATAAAGTGCGCGAATACAATGAATGGATACAAAACCGCTAATCAAATGGGAGTGGATTTAACCATATCTCTGTTAAATAATTTGGAAGAATTTGATGATTTAAACCAAACGCatagtctataa